The DNA segment GAGTCCACTATTGAAAAAGGCATGGCATTCTCATAGAGATTTAATGGTGGGGAATGAAGGTTTTGACGGCAATAAAATGTTCTTGACCCACCGAAGAAATCAAACAGGTCCTGGTTTCACAAAGAGTGTAGTGGCTCGTGAGCTAAAGGAGCACCCTTTGAGGAGATATATTTTTAGTCATGTCTGTTGGCACATGAAACCCAGTGACCCGCAGAAGAACCGTTTTTCTCTCGAGAGGTGTTTGGATGGCGCAGAAGCTGCTGTGCCGCCAGGCTACAAACATGCTGCTAGTATCCAATAATTCACCCCAGGATACGCACATCAACCAGAGGACTCTCTGGACTTCCATCAGGCCACAACAGAAGAGAGGCAGCTGCTGAAATATACAGTACGTCAGAAGGGCGCATGGTAACATGCTCAAggcttaaaaaatatatcttatGAGAGTAAATATTCGATCCTTTACTTTCTGAGGTGGCATGTTTATCAGCGCACTGTCTACTGGagagctttccagggtgtccctcacctaTGGCCGAATCAATGGCAGTCATTTTGTCTTTGCTTCATTATGGTGCCATGTGTTTTTTAACTCCCAAAACACACAGCTTTCCTCCTCATCCTAATATTTACCCCCCAAAATTTCCCGATATGTGTCTCCTCATAGCACATAACCCTTTCTGGGAATAcatatgtaaatatgttttggaTTTCAGCGTGTTCTTGTGCTCACTCTCCCCCAAGGTCTTCACATCGAAAATAATGGCTACAGAAATTTTGGTTTGCATGTATCTACATCTGTTTTTAAAGCAccttcaaaaaagaaaagaatcttTTTCTTCAGCAACCTTTTAACCCCAGGCAAGtggatatattttattcaagCAATGGCTGGAAGTAATTTATTTTTGATGGAAAGACCTCCACGTcagtaaataaaacatcacaatgTAAAGGCAAGATGCATTAAATTATAAATTTACAATTTACAATCGGGATGTTGAGTTTGGACATCTGTGCTCATGCAGACTCTCTCCAGGCAGAGCTGCATAGCAAAGTAGGAACTACACGCTAAGGGGCAGGTTAACGTTGAGCCCTGTTGGAGCATGGAGCCTGCATGGAGGGCAGGAAACACATGGGGTTTTATAGGTGTTTCCTGCTTTAGCAGTAAGGAACAGTGCATCAAATAATCTTTCTCTCATTTCTCTAGACTGGCCAGAGACAGAAACATCGGACATTTTGCGGGAAAATGGTAAACACCGTCTACAGGGATGAGGAAAAGGGAATCCAGGACAAGGAGAGTAAGGAGGAGAGCATCTTGGCCATGTTGGGCATCATTGGGACCATTCTCAACCTGGTGGTCATCATCTTCGTCTACATTTACACAACGCTGTAGGCCAGATCATTCGAGTGCTGAGCACCACCTGACCTGTTTTGATGAACCCTGCGTGGGA comes from the Synchiropus splendidus isolate RoL2022-P1 chromosome 16, RoL_Sspl_1.0, whole genome shotgun sequence genome and includes:
- the LOC128747587 gene encoding protein TUNAR-like — encoded protein: MSVRHRKVSTSSMSNVMLFLMLCKTGQRQKHRTFCGKMVNTVYRDEEKGIQDKESKEESILAMLGIIGTILNLVVIIFVYIYTTL